A genomic stretch from Marinobacter fonticola includes:
- a CDS encoding DUF2784 domain-containing protein, whose amino-acid sequence MVWRLAADIVLVLHLLFILFAVFGGLAAFWRRGVIWFHLPAMAWAALVMLNGWFCPLTPLEVHLRQIAGDAGYQGSFIAHYLLPLIYPPGLTRGVQVLLGTAVATFNLVVYGALLYRAWRRRHPTLY is encoded by the coding sequence ATGGTCTGGCGTCTCGCGGCCGACATCGTGTTGGTCCTGCACCTACTGTTTATCCTGTTTGCCGTCTTTGGCGGGTTGGCTGCGTTCTGGCGGCGCGGGGTAATCTGGTTCCACCTGCCGGCCATGGCCTGGGCGGCGCTCGTCATGCTCAACGGCTGGTTCTGTCCGCTCACGCCGCTGGAGGTCCATCTGCGCCAGATCGCGGGCGACGCCGGTTATCAGGGTAGCTTTATCGCCCACTACCTACTGCCGCTCATCTATCCACCGGGGCTGACTCGTGGCGTGCAGGTGCTTTTAGGTACCGCTGTGGCTACATTTAACCTGGTAGTTTATGGCGCCCTGCTCTACCGCGCCTGGCGACGGCGGCACCCAACATTATATTAA
- a CDS encoding succinylglutamate desuccinylase/aspartoacylase family protein, with protein sequence MHDRSSSLRPARLAPLLALALIALPAYAQEPDGAQPHPVELSEDESVEDIEASQERPGNEPGPEPHAEASGSTGEKPPNEQATRVAPNVDLKEVTPPTEPAPDTSDVESAPTSDDAAAPATTTPDTAEAMPGEPQTPAVSPQPDPGQASSAPATATDDEQAADLAAAPPAEPLVILGAEVRPGTSTRLSWTPDTSMAGLNQPTPVLIINGAEPGPNLCLTGAVHGDELNGIEIIRRVMYDIQAEELSGRIIGVPIVNVQGFQRGSRYLPDRRDLNRNFPGDPAGSLASRIAYSLFNDVIKHCDMLVDIHTGSLKRSNLPQLRADMHHAQVARFTEGFDKMAVVHSEGSPGMLRTAATDHGIVAVTLEAGESLRIQENQIEAGVNSVNSLLEKQGMLSRLFVWGQPEPVYYNSSWIRANHGGILVSDVELGEEVVTGEVLGIVTDPITNAQHPIRAEQDGRVIGMAVDQVVMAGFAAYHLGTEARGPERAREED encoded by the coding sequence ATGCATGATCGCAGTTCATCGCTTCGCCCTGCCCGATTGGCGCCCCTGCTTGCGCTGGCTTTAATTGCTTTACCGGCCTATGCCCAAGAGCCTGACGGTGCGCAACCGCATCCGGTGGAGCTATCCGAGGACGAGAGCGTGGAGGATATCGAAGCCAGTCAGGAGCGACCCGGGAACGAACCCGGGCCGGAGCCGCACGCCGAGGCATCGGGAAGCACCGGGGAAAAGCCACCCAACGAACAGGCTACCCGCGTTGCGCCCAACGTCGATCTGAAAGAGGTCACGCCGCCGACGGAGCCTGCTCCCGATACATCCGACGTTGAAAGCGCCCCGACTTCGGACGACGCAGCGGCCCCTGCCACAACCACGCCCGACACGGCCGAGGCGATGCCTGGGGAACCGCAGACGCCGGCTGTTTCGCCCCAACCGGACCCGGGCCAAGCCTCAAGTGCACCCGCAACAGCGACTGACGACGAACAGGCCGCGGACTTAGCGGCGGCGCCCCCGGCTGAGCCCCTCGTGATCCTCGGCGCCGAAGTGCGCCCGGGCACCAGCACACGGCTATCCTGGACCCCGGACACGTCCATGGCGGGACTGAATCAACCCACACCGGTGCTGATTATCAACGGCGCCGAACCCGGCCCCAACCTGTGCCTGACCGGGGCCGTTCATGGCGACGAGCTCAACGGTATCGAAATCATTCGCCGCGTGATGTACGACATCCAGGCCGAAGAGTTGAGCGGCCGTATCATCGGCGTCCCCATCGTCAATGTGCAGGGCTTCCAGCGCGGCTCACGCTACCTGCCGGACCGGCGCGATCTGAATCGCAACTTTCCCGGCGATCCTGCCGGCAGCCTGGCCTCCCGCATTGCCTACTCCCTGTTCAACGACGTGATCAAGCATTGTGACATGCTGGTGGATATCCATACCGGCTCCCTCAAGCGCAGCAACCTGCCCCAGCTACGCGCCGATATGCACCACGCGCAGGTCGCTCGCTTCACCGAGGGTTTCGACAAGATGGCGGTGGTTCACAGTGAGGGCTCGCCGGGAATGCTGCGCACGGCGGCGACGGATCACGGGATCGTCGCGGTCACTTTGGAAGCGGGGGAATCGCTACGCATCCAGGAGAATCAAATTGAAGCCGGCGTCAACAGCGTCAACAGTCTGCTGGAGAAGCAGGGCATGCTGTCGCGCCTGTTCGTCTGGGGCCAGCCGGAGCCGGTCTATTACAACTCCAGCTGGATTCGCGCCAATCACGGCGGCATCCTGGTGAGCGACGTCGAGTTGGGGGAGGAAGTCGTGACCGGCGAAGTGCTTGGCATCGTCACCGATCCCATTACCAATGCCCAGCATCCCATCCGGGCGGAGCAGGACGGCCGGGTGATCGGCATGGCCGTCGATCAGGTGGTCATGGCCGGTTTTGCGGCCTATCACCTTGGTACCGAAGCGCGCGGGCCGGAGCGCGCGCGCGAAGAGGATTGA
- a CDS encoding DMT family transporter: MQNWLFLAAAICFEVVATSALKASEGFSKLWPSVLVVAGYALAFYFLALTLRTIPVGIAYAIWAGTGVALITLIGWLFFSQTLDLAAIIGILFIVIGVLILNVFSQAAPH; the protein is encoded by the coding sequence ATGCAGAACTGGCTGTTTTTGGCGGCGGCGATTTGCTTTGAAGTGGTGGCGACCTCCGCGCTCAAGGCATCGGAGGGGTTCTCGAAATTGTGGCCGTCGGTGCTGGTGGTGGCCGGCTACGCGCTGGCGTTCTATTTCCTTGCGCTCACCCTGCGCACCATCCCGGTGGGGATTGCCTATGCCATTTGGGCTGGCACGGGTGTGGCGCTGATTACGCTGATTGGCTGGCTGTTCTTCAGCCAGACCCTGGATCTTGCCGCGATCATCGGCATTCTGTTTATTGTCATCGGGGTGCTGATTCTCAATGTGTTTTCCCAGGCGGCGCCGCATTGA
- a CDS encoding carbohydrate-binding protein, with the protein MYRSAFLLVLLTLFASTAAGARNPCSPDASAWVPSRYYDAGAIVFHGGDWYVAREWQEGRRPGRGEFAWQALDAPPDCARADVTQANSEPEADEPGRGDESVPVFPADDVTEDINTIQSSETKCKPAPTWTFSDSYTVGRWVTYEGQVYRAIRPSTGDMPGVVEPPHWVPVEANCPAQP; encoded by the coding sequence ATGTATCGTTCCGCATTTTTACTGGTACTGCTGACGCTGTTCGCATCAACAGCCGCTGGCGCGCGCAACCCGTGCTCGCCGGACGCTAGTGCCTGGGTACCCAGCCGCTATTACGATGCGGGCGCCATCGTGTTCCACGGCGGTGACTGGTATGTCGCGAGAGAATGGCAGGAAGGCCGGCGGCCGGGGCGTGGCGAGTTCGCCTGGCAGGCGCTCGACGCGCCGCCCGACTGTGCCCGTGCAGACGTGACTCAAGCTAACAGCGAGCCCGAAGCCGATGAGCCTGGCCGTGGGGACGAATCGGTACCCGTGTTCCCGGCCGACGATGTCACCGAGGACATAAACACGATCCAGTCCTCGGAAACCAAGTGCAAGCCAGCACCAACATGGACCTTTTCCGATTCCTACACCGTCGGTCGCTGGGTCACGTACGAAGGCCAGGTCTATCGGGCAATCCGGCCGTCCACCGGCGACATGCCCGGTGTTGTCGAGCCGCCGCACTGGGTTCCGGTGGAGGCTAATTGCCCAGCACAACCCTAG
- a CDS encoding group III truncated hemoglobin: MDLDNPAAIHRMVQLFYASLLDDPVMEPVFTEVAGVHLAEHLPMIESYWCKMLLGKDTYHRNMVYRHERVHDKFPLSREHFELWFDHFNHTLDSYFEGPYTEKARKLARRILRNLARWLAVRDEELALAVKDVAAPPVKAKRLPLVH; this comes from the coding sequence ATGGATCTCGACAACCCTGCCGCAATTCATCGGATGGTGCAGCTTTTCTACGCCAGTCTACTGGACGATCCGGTGATGGAGCCGGTTTTCACCGAGGTGGCCGGTGTCCATTTAGCCGAGCATCTGCCCATGATCGAGAGCTATTGGTGCAAGATGCTGCTGGGCAAGGACACCTACCATCGCAACATGGTCTACCGCCACGAACGGGTGCACGACAAATTTCCCCTGAGCCGGGAGCATTTCGAGCTTTGGTTCGACCACTTCAATCACACCCTGGATAGCTACTTTGAGGGTCCCTATACCGAAAAGGCCCGTAAGTTGGCGCGACGCATACTGCGTAATCTGGCCCGCTGGTTGGCGGTGCGGGACGAAGAGCTGGCACTCGCGGTAAAGGATGTGGCTGCCCCGCCCGTTAAAGCAAAGCGATTGCCCCTAGTGCACTAG
- a CDS encoding MarC family protein codes for MLQTFFATYLSSSIRFLFLLAPFFVVTMFLALTRGDDTAHKHKVIHRACLSALILGLALFFAGPVLFDAIGITLDSFRIGAGSLLFLTAISLVTSGTRNHATGLPTEDRDDIAVVPLAIPIIIGPATIGAILVYGAELKTLPEMAGGVLGLITGLLALAALLYLSGYLERGLGKTGLNIMSKISGLILSAMAAEIVMTGIAGFIRSVGLAG; via the coding sequence ATGTTGCAGACCTTTTTTGCCACTTACTTGAGCAGCTCCATTCGCTTTTTGTTCCTGTTGGCGCCTTTCTTCGTGGTGACGATGTTCCTCGCCCTGACGCGCGGGGACGATACGGCGCACAAGCACAAGGTGATCCACCGGGCCTGTCTGTCTGCCCTGATCCTGGGCCTGGCGTTGTTCTTTGCCGGTCCGGTGCTGTTCGATGCCATCGGCATCACCCTGGATTCCTTTCGTATCGGCGCTGGTTCGTTGTTGTTTCTGACGGCCATCAGTCTGGTCACCAGCGGTACGCGTAACCACGCCACTGGGTTGCCTACGGAAGACCGCGACGATATTGCGGTAGTGCCCCTGGCGATTCCCATCATTATCGGTCCGGCCACTATCGGTGCCATTCTGGTTTACGGCGCCGAGCTTAAAACCTTGCCGGAAATGGCGGGCGGCGTGCTGGGATTGATTACCGGCCTTCTGGCCCTAGCCGCTCTGCTTTACCTGTCAGGCTATCTGGAGCGGGGCTTGGGCAAGACCGGATTGAATATCATGTCCAAGATCAGTGGCCTCATCCTCTCGGCCATGGCCGCGGAAATTGTAATGACCGGTATTGCGGGCTTTATCCGTAGTGTCGGCCTGGCGGGTTAG
- a CDS encoding alpha/beta fold hydrolase, with protein sequence MHLSSPKRLNTPRGTFSWREGGSPDGFPVVMIHGWPESSYCWEQVAARLDRQLRVIAPDLRGLGDSERTEGAEHYRKQALAEDVVSMLDALAIDDFYLVGHDWGGIVAQEMALAIPDRIQKLVIMNIAVINNLKGNREVIDKVRAGSGSAYWYQHFLQTPDLPEAMIPGNEAAWLGHFLRTWSKDGFPQDAFDEYVRMYSIAGTAGAGANYYRAFHDDAKRWGATAGHIWPMPALYIYGNRDQVIIPEYLNHIEECFASLRVEQVDAAHFLQEEKPDDVARHMNPFFLTD encoded by the coding sequence ATGCATCTAAGCAGCCCCAAACGCCTGAACACCCCCCGCGGCACCTTCAGTTGGCGCGAAGGTGGCAGCCCTGACGGTTTTCCTGTGGTGATGATTCACGGCTGGCCGGAAAGCAGCTACTGCTGGGAACAGGTCGCGGCCCGCCTGGATCGGCAACTGAGGGTCATCGCGCCCGACCTGCGGGGACTGGGCGACAGCGAGCGCACTGAGGGCGCGGAGCACTACCGCAAGCAGGCACTGGCCGAGGATGTCGTCAGCATGCTGGACGCGCTGGCCATCGATGACTTCTATCTGGTCGGCCACGACTGGGGCGGCATCGTGGCTCAGGAAATGGCGCTGGCCATACCGGATCGGATCCAGAAGCTGGTGATCATGAACATCGCGGTGATCAACAACCTCAAGGGTAACCGGGAAGTCATCGACAAGGTCCGTGCCGGTAGTGGCAGCGCCTATTGGTATCAGCATTTCTTGCAAACGCCAGACCTGCCGGAAGCCATGATTCCCGGCAACGAGGCGGCCTGGCTCGGGCACTTCCTGCGCACCTGGAGTAAGGACGGCTTCCCGCAAGACGCCTTCGACGAGTACGTGCGCATGTATAGTATTGCCGGCACCGCAGGCGCCGGCGCCAACTACTACCGCGCCTTCCATGACGACGCCAAACGCTGGGGCGCTACTGCCGGCCATATCTGGCCCATGCCCGCACTCTACATCTACGGCAACCGCGATCAGGTGATCATTCCCGAGTATCTAAACCATATCGAAGAATGCTTCGCCAGCCTCCGCGTGGAGCAGGTCGACGCCGCGCACTTCCTTCAGGAGGAGAAACCGGACGACGTCGCCCGGCATATGAACCCGTTTTTTCTGACGGATTAG
- a CDS encoding DMT family transporter gives MPIAAHYVLTVLIWGLTWTAIRLQVEAASVDLAVFYRFAMAAATALAVLAVVRRLPRLSPHQHGLLVLQGLTLYSVNFLLIYRAAETMTSGLLAVVFSLAALFNAFNGWLLMRLVPNRRIYPAVALGVSGVALLFWHDLNLGNATLPAILFALGGTFWFSFGNLISLRVRAADVPLLAGNAWAMFYGALILGTWCLIQGVDWHLPASDSFWGATVFLAIPGSIVAFYSYLTVIRTLGADRAGYATVLFPVVALSVSTWLEGFEWTVTAIIGAALALLGNYVLFRKPSQVPAAKAKGPV, from the coding sequence ATGCCCATCGCCGCTCATTACGTCCTGACTGTCCTGATCTGGGGCCTGACCTGGACGGCTATCCGTCTGCAAGTGGAAGCGGCGTCCGTGGACCTGGCGGTCTTCTATCGCTTTGCCATGGCGGCGGCTACCGCGCTTGCAGTGTTGGCGGTGGTCCGGCGCCTACCCAGGTTGAGCCCCCATCAGCACGGTTTGCTGGTTCTGCAGGGATTAACGTTGTATAGCGTGAACTTCCTGCTGATCTACCGCGCGGCGGAAACCATGACCTCCGGCCTGTTGGCCGTGGTCTTTTCGCTGGCCGCGCTATTCAACGCCTTCAACGGCTGGCTATTAATGCGGCTGGTGCCTAACCGGCGCATTTACCCCGCTGTGGCATTGGGGGTGTCCGGTGTCGCCTTGCTATTCTGGCACGATTTGAACTTGGGTAATGCCACGCTCCCGGCGATTCTGTTTGCCCTCGGTGGCACCTTCTGGTTTTCCTTCGGCAACCTCATTAGCTTGCGGGTCCGTGCAGCGGATGTCCCGTTGCTGGCGGGCAATGCGTGGGCCATGTTCTATGGGGCGTTGATTCTGGGTACCTGGTGTCTGATCCAGGGTGTCGACTGGCATCTGCCGGCGTCCGATTCGTTCTGGGGCGCGACGGTGTTTCTGGCGATTCCCGGTTCAATCGTCGCCTTCTACAGCTATCTCACGGTTATCCGTACGCTGGGAGCCGATCGCGCCGGCTATGCCACGGTGCTGTTCCCCGTGGTCGCCCTCAGCGTCTCCACCTGGCTGGAAGGCTTCGAATGGACGGTGACGGCGATTATTGGCGCAGCGCTGGCGTTGCTAGGCAACTACGTGCTATTCCGCAAGCCTTCGCAGGTACCGGCGGCAAAGGCTAAGGGCCCTGTTTGA
- the bamI gene encoding biofilm-associated metzincin protease inhibitor BamI, protein MRHTKILFMTLTAIVGGLAWLIYPQAGDDEAVLNAQQTQAQPQPPAPPAAAPAHQGQSQTPSGPAPGPVVATPSPAPAGSGSRNTANMPLPEPIPRASRQPQAELWQVSTNAPATQVDGIPATRISVQPRVLDTMHVGQEVTLPIPNLNRSVTAKITSTHNQLNNVEVFKGPITDGHPKDNVIITRGQTSTYVVVATREGVYSATIDNRTGNATLTDEGDINEGIQPGDDSVTVPGIEMPTPESS, encoded by the coding sequence ATGCGACATACCAAAATTTTATTCATGACGCTGACAGCTATAGTCGGCGGCCTTGCCTGGCTTATCTACCCACAGGCTGGTGACGATGAGGCTGTCCTCAACGCCCAGCAAACCCAAGCGCAACCCCAGCCTCCAGCACCACCGGCGGCCGCACCGGCGCATCAAGGCCAGTCGCAGACGCCGTCGGGTCCGGCGCCGGGCCCCGTCGTCGCCACGCCGTCCCCGGCTCCCGCGGGGTCCGGCAGCCGCAATACCGCCAATATGCCCCTGCCGGAACCCATCCCGCGCGCATCCCGCCAGCCTCAGGCAGAACTCTGGCAGGTGAGTACCAACGCGCCCGCGACTCAGGTGGACGGTATTCCCGCAACGCGCATTTCCGTCCAGCCACGCGTGCTCGATACCATGCATGTAGGCCAGGAAGTGACCCTGCCCATCCCGAACCTTAATCGCTCGGTGACCGCCAAGATCACGTCCACGCACAACCAGCTTAATAACGTCGAAGTCTTCAAAGGTCCGATAACCGACGGTCACCCTAAGGACAATGTCATTATCACCCGCGGCCAGACCAGTACCTATGTCGTCGTCGCGACACGGGAAGGCGTCTATTCCGCCACCATCGATAACCGCACGGGCAACGCCACCCTTACCGATGAAGGCGATATCAACGAAGGCATCCAACCCGGTGACGACAGCGTTACCGTGCCCGGCATTGAGATGCCCACCCCTGAATCGAGTTAA
- a CDS encoding biofilm-associated metzincin protease Mep72, which translates to MMKRTSQWVAGLGATCIALGAQATETIDVLVLYIDDATQTRNGSDIDARVASYIEYTNQAYQNSEVDMQLRLVGAENVDLPYTYVTGDNLGAFRNDGTVAQLRQQYGADLVTLLNLREPVNGGYVCGIAYVPPGQPGTGQFYSNAPSLGFSLVGIDCGYSTFSHELGHNMSLGHSYVQQSEGGLYPWARGHGVNGLFSTIMAYPQAYGTRNQVQQFSSPQQRKCEGQLCGVDRNQPDGADSVGNLRVVASQVAGFVPTVNPGDDDGGGNGDLPICNKPELEGNLLQQGDFNSLSAWDAFANAATLQQSAFTADCGRDYVLRVTDRSQFYGGPVQDMTGVVEGGQQYRLTAKLGIASGAERDNIRATIQLSDSQGTRYQYLPEASFSNSELSTYDHTFTLDGDSSLNGAQLVFYGPEPGVDFYVDEVKLVNAGTPETEEPKLLVDEGFENGATGWGAYFGTGLYFSRTAQSGNYGLLSANRNSWYSGPGFDVHGVLQAGQTYQASVDVFLRNSALGSDNAQLWAYYVDDAGPHWQQLGGEAIATHAWQRIEASFRVDAEGPVTQLRLHVMGPEAATRLYIDNLQVRQ; encoded by the coding sequence ATGATGAAAAGGACGAGTCAATGGGTGGCAGGGCTGGGCGCCACCTGTATTGCTTTAGGCGCACAGGCGACGGAAACCATCGACGTGCTGGTGCTGTATATCGACGACGCCACGCAGACCCGTAACGGCAGCGATATCGACGCCCGCGTCGCCTCGTATATCGAATATACCAATCAGGCCTACCAAAACAGCGAGGTAGACATGCAGTTGCGCCTGGTAGGCGCTGAGAACGTAGACCTGCCTTATACCTACGTCACCGGCGACAATCTCGGGGCGTTCCGCAACGACGGAACGGTGGCGCAGTTGCGCCAGCAGTACGGCGCCGACCTTGTGACCCTGCTCAATCTGCGCGAGCCGGTCAATGGGGGCTACGTCTGTGGTATTGCCTACGTACCGCCGGGGCAGCCCGGCACCGGCCAGTTCTATAGCAACGCCCCCAGTCTGGGCTTTAGCCTGGTGGGTATCGATTGCGGTTACAGCACCTTCAGTCACGAACTCGGTCACAACATGAGTTTGGGCCATTCCTACGTCCAGCAATCCGAAGGCGGCCTCTACCCCTGGGCCCGGGGCCACGGTGTCAACGGTCTGTTCAGCACCATCATGGCCTACCCCCAGGCCTACGGCACCCGCAACCAGGTGCAGCAGTTCTCCAGTCCGCAGCAACGCAAGTGCGAAGGCCAGCTTTGCGGGGTCGATCGCAATCAGCCGGACGGCGCGGATTCAGTGGGTAACCTACGGGTAGTGGCCAGTCAGGTGGCCGGCTTCGTGCCGACGGTCAACCCCGGTGACGACGATGGCGGTGGCAACGGCGATTTGCCGATCTGCAACAAGCCGGAGCTGGAGGGCAACCTGCTGCAGCAAGGCGACTTCAACAGCCTGTCCGCCTGGGACGCATTTGCCAATGCCGCCACGCTACAGCAAAGCGCCTTTACCGCCGATTGCGGCCGGGATTACGTGCTGCGCGTCACCGACCGCTCCCAGTTCTACGGCGGCCCGGTGCAAGACATGACCGGCGTGGTGGAGGGCGGCCAGCAATACCGCCTGACCGCGAAACTCGGTATTGCATCCGGCGCCGAGCGCGACAACATCCGCGCCACAATCCAGCTCAGCGACAGCCAGGGCACGCGCTATCAGTACCTGCCGGAAGCCTCGTTCAGCAACAGTGAGCTGAGCACCTACGACCACACCTTCACTCTGGATGGCGACTCGTCGTTGAATGGTGCTCAACTGGTGTTCTATGGCCCGGAACCCGGCGTCGATTTCTACGTGGACGAGGTGAAACTGGTCAACGCCGGTACCCCCGAGACAGAGGAGCCCAAGCTGCTGGTCGACGAAGGATTCGAGAATGGCGCCACCGGCTGGGGCGCGTACTTCGGTACCGGGCTCTACTTCTCCCGCACCGCTCAATCCGGTAACTACGGGCTGCTGTCGGCGAACCGGAACAGCTGGTACTCGGGCCCCGGCTTTGACGTGCATGGCGTACTGCAAGCCGGGCAGACCTATCAAGCCAGCGTGGATGTGTTCCTGCGCAACTCGGCGCTCGGCTCGGACAATGCCCAGCTCTGGGCCTACTACGTGGATGACGCCGGCCCCCATTGGCAGCAGCTTGGCGGCGAAGCCATCGCCACCCATGCCTGGCAGCGGATCGAAGCCAGCTTCCGCGTCGACGCCGAAGGACCGGTGACCCAACTGCGTCTCCATGTGATGGGACCGGAAGCGGCCACCCGGCTGTATATCGATAACCTGCAGGTGCGCCAGTAA
- a CDS encoding TetR/AcrR family transcriptional regulator translates to MNEAKTQAKRSSRTSDKAQLTRDNWLDAAAGEIAAGGFGHLRVMTLAKKLGVTRGSFYWHFRDHEDLVVSFLDRWRDRRLHELQYWKPKGENTSEELRQILELLLTDAARNVRRLQVELAVRDFARRDAYAAGIVEQVDEARISQNCILFQHISKDPQRTRDLSLLLYVATIGSQVVLTGRGEDDNAIGRIEDLMARVVMGFREEN, encoded by the coding sequence ATGAATGAGGCTAAAACCCAGGCCAAGCGCAGCTCACGCACGTCCGACAAGGCGCAATTGACCCGGGATAACTGGCTGGATGCGGCTGCCGGCGAGATTGCCGCAGGCGGTTTTGGCCATCTGCGGGTGATGACCCTGGCCAAGAAGCTGGGCGTCACCCGGGGCAGCTTTTATTGGCATTTCCGCGACCACGAAGACCTGGTAGTGAGCTTCCTCGACCGCTGGCGGGATCGCCGCCTGCACGAGCTGCAATACTGGAAGCCCAAGGGCGAGAACACCTCAGAGGAGTTGCGACAGATCCTCGAACTGCTGCTGACCGATGCCGCGCGTAACGTGCGGCGGTTGCAGGTGGAACTGGCGGTGCGGGATTTCGCCCGGCGGGACGCCTATGCGGCGGGTATTGTCGAGCAGGTGGACGAGGCGCGAATCAGCCAGAACTGCATTCTGTTCCAGCACATCAGCAAGGACCCCCAGCGCACCCGGGACCTATCGCTGCTGCTTTACGTTGCCACCATCGGTTCCCAGGTAGTGCTGACCGGGCGTGGCGAGGACGACAACGCCATCGGCCGCATCGAGGATTTGATGGCGCGGGTGGTTATGGGTTTCAGGGAAGAGAATTAA